From Klebsiella electrica, the proteins below share one genomic window:
- a CDS encoding immunity protein YezG family protein yields MRSDQEIYNDIGSVLLSIAPENAIKIILYAKLEPESDCGEFTYDYVDKQGDQHWVTETADASERLLDLLVELRNFFVENFKSQEKPFWHGCEVTVNIETLKINIDFKYDN; encoded by the coding sequence ATGCGGTCTGATCAAGAAATATATAATGATATCGGTTCAGTATTACTCTCTATCGCACCTGAAAATGCGATTAAAATTATTCTATACGCTAAGCTAGAGCCGGAAAGTGACTGTGGAGAATTTACATATGACTATGTGGATAAACAGGGTGATCAACATTGGGTAACTGAAACAGCAGATGCCAGTGAACGGCTTTTGGATCTTCTGGTCGAGCTGAGGAATTTTTTTGTAGAGAACTTTAAATCACAAGAAAAGCCATTCTGGCATGGCTGTGAAGTTACTGTAAATATTGAAACGCTTAAGATTAATATCGATTTTAAATACGATAACTGA
- a CDS encoding endonuclease toxin domain-containing protein translates to MKRLRLISILNTITDYNPALSGREDFHILKVPANTTKTQWTEINSAIEYGKSLGVTVKVTQVK, encoded by the coding sequence TTGAAACGCTTAAGATTAATATCGATTTTAAATACGATAACTGATTACAATCCCGCCCTATCTGGGCGGGAGGATTTTCACATACTCAAAGTTCCGGCCAATACTACTAAAACACAATGGACAGAGATAAATAGTGCTATTGAGTACGGTAAAAGTCTGGGTGTAACCGTTAAAGTGACTCAGGTGAAATAA
- a CDS encoding contact-dependent growth inhibition system immunity protein yields METQSGQGRTSADPLFPPHLLLPEADDECAGQTILQALYNSWTLNKFEDRVAFFDLEKGKEKYAAWIARLMDRYGYKTKSALFKDMKHCIIHCVNGVITIRPTRHEKLEGWGGTKGDSIEDVILSTDNSPAEIGAGLRLALSRCKG; encoded by the coding sequence ATTGAAACTCAATCAGGGCAAGGAAGAACTAGTGCAGATCCACTATTTCCACCCCATTTACTACTACCTGAAGCTGACGACGAATGTGCTGGTCAAACTATATTACAGGCTTTGTACAATAGCTGGACACTGAATAAATTTGAGGATCGTGTTGCTTTTTTTGACCTTGAGAAAGGTAAGGAGAAGTATGCGGCCTGGATAGCCAGGTTGATGGATAGATACGGCTATAAAACCAAAAGTGCTTTATTCAAGGATATGAAACATTGCATTATTCATTGTGTCAATGGAGTTATCACTATACGGCCCACTCGCCATGAAAAACTGGAAGGTTGGGGAGGAACAAAGGGAGATAGCATTGAAGATGTTATTCTTTCAACCGACAATTCTCCTGCTGAAATTGGAGCAGGCCTTCGACTGGCATTAAGTCGGTGTAAAGGATAA
- a CDS encoding contact-dependent growth inhibition system immunity protein, with the protein MITLRKLIGNINKTQNADQQSPLEQWFEHVIDIPLEELSVEDVCRAIRQEICIDQLMPRTLEILAEDPLAGKYYDGELISALATVKMINLEDHVDDSCAGCCCCQ; encoded by the coding sequence ATGATTACCCTCCGCAAATTGATAGGAAATATCAATAAAACACAAAATGCTGACCAACAATCGCCGCTTGAACAATGGTTTGAGCATGTCATTGATATCCCGTTAGAAGAATTGTCCGTTGAAGATGTTTGTCGTGCAATTCGCCAGGAAATCTGCATCGATCAGCTAATGCCAAGAACATTAGAAATACTGGCCGAGGATCCGCTTGCGGGCAAGTATTACGATGGTGAGCTCATCTCTGCGTTGGCAACAGTCAAAATGATAAATTTAGAAGATCATGTCGATGACTCCTGTGCTGGGTGCTGCTGCTGTCAGTAA
- a CDS encoding SymE family type I addiction module toxin, whose translation MADTNLKPGTTIAKTQSNFLAGNTEKHEVVRKNNNHSLPKKAEPKVLRDMTVSYVSIRHYDRKTNRTKRYTRSASLRLNGTWMEEAGFTTGTKIDVRVMPGCLVITTRPVETPLMKELNNISQLPKEEQQQAIFFLQGVAAKVALETA comes from the coding sequence ATGGCTGACACCAATCTTAAGCCAGGAACCACCATTGCCAAAACACAATCGAACTTTTTGGCAGGAAATACAGAAAAACACGAAGTAGTACGCAAAAATAACAATCACAGCTTGCCTAAGAAAGCAGAACCCAAAGTCTTAAGGGATATGACGGTCAGCTACGTCAGCATCCGTCATTACGATCGTAAAACTAACCGAACTAAACGCTACACCCGAAGCGCCAGCCTGCGCCTGAACGGCACCTGGATGGAAGAAGCGGGGTTTACCACAGGCACCAAAATTGATGTTCGCGTGATGCCGGGTTGTCTGGTCATCACCACCCGGCCCGTGGAGACACCGCTGATGAAGGAACTCAACAACATCAGTCAGTTGCCAAAAGAAGAGCAGCAGCAGGCGATATTCTTTCTTCAGGGCGTGGCGGCTAAAGTGGCGCTTGAGACGGCGTAA